Within the Mycobacterium gordonae genome, the region GGTTCATACCAATCCGCTACAAGAGGCGATGCAGCACAACGGTGACACCGACTTCGCCGGGTCGCTGGACCGGCTGCACGAGCTGACCGCGATGCTGGACTATCCGGTGCTGCTGAAGGAAGTGGGCCACGGCATCGGGGCGAGCGCCGTTGCCGACCTGCTGCGGCTCACCGGAGAGTCGCCCGTGGCCGCCATTGACGTCGCCGGGGCCGGCGGTACGTCGTGGTCGCGCGTCGAGCAGTTTGTCCGTTATGGCGAACTGCGGTATCCGGATCTCGCCGACTGGGGGATACCCACCGCGCAGGCGCTCCTCGAGGTGCGCGCGGCACTGCCAAGCATCCCGCTGGTGGCCTCCGGCGGGATCCGGACAGGTACGGACGCGGCTAAAGCGATCGCCCTGGGCGCTGACGTAGTGGCGGTTGCTAGGCCGCTGCTGGCATCGGCCATCGAGTCCGCCGCCGCGGCGACGGCCTGGCTGCAAGGGTTCATCGACGAGTTACGCATCTGCCTGCACTGTTGCGGAGCGGCAGATCTGCCGACGGTGCGCAAGCTCGGCGCGCTACCTGTCACCTAGGCGAACCTGTGGCGGTCATTCTGGCTTACGGTTCGCCCGCACTGGGTCATCTCTACCCGATGGCCGCACTGCTGACCGAGCTGACCGGGCGCGGGCACCAGGTCCACCTGCGCACGATGAGCGGTGAGGTCGCCTCGATGCGGGCCGTCGGTATTCACACCGAATCCGTCGACCCTCGCATCGAGAATATCGTCGGTGATGACTGGTTGGCGCGCAACGCTTTAGGCGTCCTCAAGCGGTCCATCGACGTGCTCTGCCGGCGGGCCGTGTTCGAGGTGGATGATCTCCGGCACGCGGTCAGCGAGACAGCAGCTGAGGCCGTCATCGTCGATGCGAACTGTTGGGGCGCGATGTCGGCGGCTGACGTCGCTGGCTTGCCGTGGGCGGTGTTCTCGCCGTTCACGCCGTACCTGCGATCGCGGTCGGCGCCGCCGTTCGGCCCGGGACTGCGGCCGCTGCCGGGCTTCATAGGCCGCATCCGCGACGCCTCGATGCGGCCGTTCGTCAGATTCCTGTTCGATCGCCCGATGTTGCCGCGGATCAACGCGCTTCGCGCCGGCCTGGGCGCTCCGCTGATCGATTCGGTGGACCAGTTGATGCGCCGGGCGCCGCTGCTATTGGCGGTGGGAGGCGAGCCGTTCGAGTACCCGCATCCGGATTGGTCCGATATGGTGCACTTCGTCGGTCCCTGCGTATTTCAGCAGATGGCCGGTCCGGCTCCGGATTGGCTGCAGTCCATCGAGCGCCCCATCGTGCTGGTGAGTACCTCGTCGATCGCCCAGGCCGACGCGAAGTTGGGGCACATTGCGCTGCAGGCATTGGCCGAGGAACCGGTTCACGTGGTGGCGACCTTTCCGGCCGGTGTGCCCGCGGGGCTGCCGCAGACCCCGAATGCGACGGTGTGCCAGTTTCTGGACCATGGTCCGGTGCTCGACCGGGCTGTGTGTGTCGTCACGCACGGTGGGATGGGAACGACCGTGAAGGCGCTGAACCGGGGCGTCCCGGTCTGCGTGGTGCCGTTCGCGCGTGACCAGGGCGAGGTGGCACGTCGCGTCGAGGTGGCTGAGTGCGGAACCCGGCTGCCACCCAAGCGGCTCACCCCGGACCGGCTGCGTGCCGCAGTGCTCAAAGCGGAGAGGATGACGGCAGGAGCGCGTCGGGTTGCCGCCGGATTCGCTGCAACTGGAGGTGTGGCACGAGGTGCTGACCTGATCGAGCAGCGGTTAGTGTCAGCGCCTCGGCGCGTGGGACCGGGCACCCCGCCGCCGGGAAGCCGAAGCGCCTCGGCCGAGTTCCGCTGAATCCTCGTGTTGCTCGGGCGCGGCCAGCTCGTCCTCGAACGTGGCCATCGCGTCGATCATCGCCATAAATACCCGGTGGGCTGACACCAGGTCTTTGTCCGGCAGGTCGGCCAGGGCCTCGCGGATATGGGCTCCGAGCGGGCTGAAGAACGTGTGCGCCAGGGTCATGCCCCGGGTCTCGTAGCGCAGCAGCCACTTGCGGCGGTCTTCCGGGTCGGGTTCGCGCCGGATGTGACCGGCTTCGATCATCCGGTCGACCAGGTAGGTGATGGCCGGAGGCGACACGTCCATGCGTTGGCGCAGCTGGGCCAGGGTCAAGGGGGCACCCGCTGTCTCGGCCACCATGATGTGCAGCAAGGCGTGAAAATCACTGTTGCTGACGTCGTTGATGCGTGCGTAGTGGCGGCCGACGCGGTCAGAACGGGCGGTGATTGCGCGAATGTCGGCGGAGAGCTGCCGCTCCAGCTCCGCCCGCCTCGGCGGCGGCTCGCCCACGCCGCGCTTGGTCATTTGCCCGCACCCTTCATCAACCATTCAGAGTACGGCGTGTGCGCTCATAAGTGCGTCAGCCGGCCGCACGCTGCACCGGCATGGTCGTGTCGTGGCCCCCGCCCATCAGCGAACAACGCTGGTCGCCTGGCACAGATGGGCATCGCGATCGTGGTTGAGCTATACGTGCTCAGAGCGCAGGATGGCGACCCTTTGGCGGCGTCGGTCATGACCCGGTGAAGTCTGCGTTTTCGCTTTTCGAGCTGGCCGGGTCATGCAGAGGATCTGGCGCGTGGTGTCGTCGGTGCTGCGGGCCACCGCGATCGGTCAGCCGTCCTGGCGGCGCAGCGCGTCCGGCTTGTGCACGGCATCTTTGCCGGTCTTGTCGCTGCGCACCTGATACTGCGGATCGTCCTTTGATGCCCGCACGGTGCGCCCGGCCGCTTCGGTATCCGAGGTGATCTTCCGCTCAACCTTGCCTTCGACGGTGTTACCGTGGCTCTTCCACTCGACCTTGTCGCCCTTGCGCAGCTTGTCGTCGCTCACGTGAATTCGCTTCCCTCGGCATCGGTTAGGCCCTGAGTCGGGTACCCGCCGGCCCTGGATGATTAACGCGATCCAGGAGAGCCCGGCTGCGGCGAATGCCAGTGCCTGGGCGGTTCCGGTACGGTCAGCCGGCAAGACGGTGCCATCCACATAGCGGCCGATGAATCCCTTCTCAGGCAACTCGCCCATGCCGGCCCGGGCCCGGGCCCACTCTTCCAGTGAAGTCAGCGGGCAGCGAAGGTTCAGTGCCACCACGGCGACGCCCCACGCCACGGCCGGAAGGTGCAGCCAGAAGGTGCGCCGCCAGCGCAACGCCAGAAAGCCCCCGCTCGGCAGATACGCGAGATAGGCGAAATGTGCCGCGACGGTGGCGACGACCAAGGCGAAATATCTTCTGTTCATCGCTGATTCAGCCTAGAGCACGCGGCGGGAGAATCAGCTGCCGCTTCGCAGTCGGTATCTGCGCTCGGCATAGGCCAGGTCGTCGCGCCACAGCCGATTGGCGGCATAGCGCATCAAGGGCGTCACCAGTGGCGCGACCGAAAGTGCCGCCTTGAACCCGGGGCGTTGGGAATGCGCGACGACGGCTTCGATCACGGCGACGCGCGGTTGTCCGTCCGGCCCGGGACCCATTGGGGTGGCATGTGTTTCGACGACGCTGCCCGCACCCTCGCCTTCGACGATGCGCATGACGATGGTGCGTGCCTCGGGGCAGCTGAATTCCGCGATGGTGGGCACGCCGAAGCGGCCCACCCGGAAGGTGACCGAGACGACGAACCGGTCGTCTTCCTCCGTCGGCGTGGTCAGCACCTCTAGGCGGGTGAACGAGTAGGGGTGGAACCAGCTGCCGTGCCAGGGGTCGAGTCGGTTGGCGATGATGTCCTGCGGTTCGCAGGTGCCGACGAGGCGGGCGACGGCCGGCAGCGTCGTCCTGGTCGGTCGATCGGGAATCACCGGCACGTCCAGCGGCGCTTCGGCGCCGACAGCGTCCAATCGCACCCACGCCAGCACCCCGTCGTCATAGCTGGGCAGTGCAGCCCAGCCCAGCTTGCAGGACGTACCGTCCAAGGCCAGCCCATGCCAGCGACAGAACAGCACGCCGTCGGAGACCGTGCCGGTGGCCAGGTCCGCGCCCAGATGGGGGCAACTGGCCGGCCCCACCGTCAAATGATCGAGCCGATCGCGCCAGGCGACCAGTTCGACGCCGGCAACGCGGGCGCCGAGCGGTCGGCCGGGTCGCACGTCAGCGCTCGCCGCGAAAACGTACCAGTTTCCGGTGGGGCGACGCTGCGACCGCTCCAACGCGGCGTTGATGATCGCCGGCTGAGCCTGACCGTAGGTGGGACGCTGCTTTGTCCACGGCTCCCGCGGAATCAGTTGCAGTGGCCAGTTCTTGGGCCACCGATCGCGGATCTGATCGCCGGCGCTCATGCCCGCCCTCGAATCTGTCGCAGCGCCAGCGTTCGCAGCAGCGCAGAGCGGCCGCGGGTGGGAACGGTGAACAGCTCGTGACCGCACACCCCCCAGCTTGCGAGCAACTGGTTGGCGGCCACCCATCCGGTGGTGGCGGCGCGCTCCATCAACGCCACCGGCAGGTCCACCCGGATGCCATCACCGGCCAGCACCAACCCGGGTTGCGGCGTCGCCACGGTAGGTCGCCGGGTGTAGGTGCCTGGGGTGAACAGCGGGCAGTCGCTGCGTCGCAGCACGCGTTCTCGTACCACGTTGGCCGTCGCCGTCTCGGGGTACAGCTTGTGCAGCTGCTCGATCGCCGCATCGCTGGGAGTCGTCGAATCCAGTGCATAGGAATGTAATTCGATGACGGACCCGCCGGTCTGGCGCGCCCATGCGGCCGCTTCGGACTCGTAGCGCTCCGGGACGCTGATGTTGTCGAGCGGGGGATGTCCCGCGGTACCCAGGAAGGGGGCCCGGTCCGACCTGACCGGGCGATCGAGCCACAGTCGATGAACCACGAACGACGGCGCGGTGCGTAGCCGCCGTATCTGTGCCCGCCACAGGTCGTTACCCAGGCCGTTCGATGCGGCGACGATGTCCTGCAGACCGCCCACGTCGAGCGCCAGCACCACGGCGTCGGCGGACAGCGCACCATCCCCGGTCTGCACGTGGTAACCGCCCTCAGCGGTGTCGACCCGTTGAACCTGTGTGCCCAGCCGGAATAGGACACCACGCTGACTCAGATACTCCCGGAGCGGATTCCACAGGCTCACATCGAAATTGGCGTTAGCGACGTCGAAGATCAGTCCCTCGCTGGAACCCAGGAAATAGATGTGAAACATCGTCGCGAGTTCACCGGCCGAGAGCTGGTTCGTTTCGGCGAAGAAGCTGCGGGAGAACACCTCGAAGGCGAGGTGACGCGCCGACTCGGGGAAATTGATGCTCTTCAGAAATGTCTCGGCGTCGATGTGATCCAGCTGGTGATAGACCTCGGGAACCGATACCGCGGCCAGCGGTGCCGACGCCCGGGCGTCGATACGGACCAGATCGGAGAGCCGGAAGGTGGGGCTGCGCAACGCGAACACCAGCGCGTTGAAGGGGGGTGTGCGGGGCAACCCGCGGAAGGTGTCGAGCCTGCCCTGGCCGTCGATCAACGGGTAGTCGGTCACCGGTGTCAGCATCCGCAGCTGTGGATCGACCCGGCTCAGCAGCGCCCGCAGGTTGTAGTACTGGCGGAAGAAGGCGTGAAATCCGCGGTTCATCGCGACGTCGACGCCACCGTCCTGTTCGGTCCAACCACCGACGCGCCCGCCGAGGTAGGGCTCCTTCTCCACCACCTCGACGTCCACACCCCGTTCGGCGAGACCGGTGGCTGCAGCCAGCCCGGCAATCCCGGCCCCGACGACCACCGCGCGAGGACGCTTCGACAGCGACGTGGCATCGGCCAACCCACGCGTTGCCGGGTGTCGTACGCGGCGGCGGTCGGTCACAGCGGCACCTCCCCGATAAAGGTATGAACGATGTTGCGCTCCCAGCCTGGCATGGTTTCGCTGCGGACTGTGCTGAAACCGGCGTCGGATATCCGCTGCCGCAGCCGTTGAGCGCCGTCGAAACTGAGCACGCTGCGCCACAAATGGCGGTACAAGGTGGTGCTCCGGGTGCGCCACCACCCGGACGGAATGATGATCCCCCAGCACACCGCGTGCCAAATCCTTACGGCGACAGCGGAATCACGCACGGAATACTCATGCAGCGCCAACGTTCCGCCCGGCCGCAACAGTTCGCGGAAGGAACGCAGCTGGCTGTCCGGGTCGGCCAGGTTGCGCAGCAGGTAGGCCGCCAGAATGCCGTCGAACGGGCCGGTGATGCCGTGCTGAGCGAGTTTCTCGATGGGAGTGTGCACGAACCGCACTGACGATGGCCAGGATTTGGCCCGCGCCGCCTCCAACATGCCGGCCGAGGCGTCGACGGCGATGATCTCGGCTTCCGGGGCC harbors:
- the fni gene encoding type 2 isopentenyl-diphosphate Delta-isomerase, whose translation is MTAQRSDITSRKLRHIDVCRDGDVTYHGVTTGLERYRLPYNALTQTNLADVDLSTEFLGAPLRAPVLVGAMTGGAELSGTINRNLATAAQRLGIGMMLGSQRVMLERALGEQAASSFAVRDVAPDVLLVGNIGLSQFVKDAIPEIARALDRVGANALAVHTNPLQEAMQHNGDTDFAGSLDRLHELTAMLDYPVLLKEVGHGIGASAVADLLRLTGESPVAAIDVAGAGGTSWSRVEQFVRYGELRYPDLADWGIPTAQALLEVRAALPSIPLVASGGIRTGTDAAKAIALGADVVAVARPLLASAIESAAAATAWLQGFIDELRICLHCCGAADLPTVRKLGALPVT
- a CDS encoding DUF5914 domain-containing protein, translated to MSAGDQIRDRWPKNWPLQLIPREPWTKQRPTYGQAQPAIINAALERSQRRPTGNWYVFAASADVRPGRPLGARVAGVELVAWRDRLDHLTVGPASCPHLGADLATGTVSDGVLFCRWHGLALDGTSCKLGWAALPSYDDGVLAWVRLDAVGAEAPLDVPVIPDRPTRTTLPAVARLVGTCEPQDIIANRLDPWHGSWFHPYSFTRLEVLTTPTEEDDRFVVSVTFRVGRFGVPTIAEFSCPEARTIVMRIVEGEGAGSVVETHATPMGPGPDGQPRVAVIEAVVAHSQRPGFKAALSVAPLVTPLMRYAANRLWRDDLAYAERRYRLRSGS
- a CDS encoding glycosyltransferase, translating into MAVILAYGSPALGHLYPMAALLTELTGRGHQVHLRTMSGEVASMRAVGIHTESVDPRIENIVGDDWLARNALGVLKRSIDVLCRRAVFEVDDLRHAVSETAAEAVIVDANCWGAMSAADVAGLPWAVFSPFTPYLRSRSAPPFGPGLRPLPGFIGRIRDASMRPFVRFLFDRPMLPRINALRAGLGAPLIDSVDQLMRRAPLLLAVGGEPFEYPHPDWSDMVHFVGPCVFQQMAGPAPDWLQSIERPIVLVSTSSIAQADAKLGHIALQALAEEPVHVVATFPAGVPAGLPQTPNATVCQFLDHGPVLDRAVCVVTHGGMGTTVKALNRGVPVCVVPFARDQGEVARRVEVAECGTRLPPKRLTPDRLRAAVLKAERMTAGARRVAAGFAATGGVARGADLIEQRLVSAPRRVGPGTPPPGSRSASAEFR
- a CDS encoding FAD-dependent oxidoreductase; the encoded protein is MTDRRRVRHPATRGLADATSLSKRPRAVVVGAGIAGLAAATGLAERGVDVEVVEKEPYLGGRVGGWTEQDGGVDVAMNRGFHAFFRQYYNLRALLSRVDPQLRMLTPVTDYPLIDGQGRLDTFRGLPRTPPFNALVFALRSPTFRLSDLVRIDARASAPLAAVSVPEVYHQLDHIDAETFLKSINFPESARHLAFEVFSRSFFAETNQLSAGELATMFHIYFLGSSEGLIFDVANANFDVSLWNPLREYLSQRGVLFRLGTQVQRVDTAEGGYHVQTGDGALSADAVVLALDVGGLQDIVAASNGLGNDLWRAQIRRLRTAPSFVVHRLWLDRPVRSDRAPFLGTAGHPPLDNISVPERYESEAAAWARQTGGSVIELHSYALDSTTPSDAAIEQLHKLYPETATANVVRERVLRRSDCPLFTPGTYTRRPTVATPQPGLVLAGDGIRVDLPVALMERAATTGWVAANQLLASWGVCGHELFTVPTRGRSALLRTLALRQIRGRA
- a CDS encoding class I SAM-dependent methyltransferase; the encoded protein is MDKAGLARSDVPDAFDVGADAYDRLVGANPGYHANLRRSVQRMGLPDRGRGLRLLDAGCGTGASTAALLAAAPEAEIIAVDASAGMLEAARAKSWPSSVRFVHTPIEKLAQHGITGPFDGILAAYLLRNLADPDSQLRSFRELLRPGGTLALHEYSVRDSAVAVRIWHAVCWGIIIPSGWWRTRSTTLYRHLWRSVLSFDGAQRLRQRISDAGFSTVRSETMPGWERNIVHTFIGEVPL
- a CDS encoding hypervirulence associated TUDOR domain-containing protein — translated: MSDDKLRKGDKVEWKSHGNTVEGKVERKITSDTEAAGRTVRASKDDPQYQVRSDKTGKDAVHKPDALRRQDG
- a CDS encoding MarR family winged helix-turn-helix transcriptional regulator, whose translation is MTKRGVGEPPPRRAELERQLSADIRAITARSDRVGRHYARINDVSNSDFHALLHIMVAETAGAPLTLAQLRQRMDVSPPAITYLVDRMIEAGHIRREPDPEDRRKWLLRYETRGMTLAHTFFSPLGAHIREALADLPDKDLVSAHRVFMAMIDAMATFEDELAAPEQHEDSAELGRGASASRRRGARSHAPRR